Proteins encoded in a region of the Triticum dicoccoides isolate Atlit2015 ecotype Zavitan chromosome 3A, WEW_v2.0, whole genome shotgun sequence genome:
- the LOC119272275 gene encoding zinc finger protein ZAT12-like yields MSKRGRDVWDMELGSLDTAHLLMLLAQQHQQHQHQRAVAGAAQAMGGGRVFECKTCNRQFPTFQALGGHRASHKRPRLHHPQPQLALSSVDDDAALRLGRQAPPQPARPRAHECPVCGLEFAVGQALGGHMRRHRVEAEAATNAPSSKAAAPETALASCDAGGICLDLNLTPSENCAKCRSAAGLGAAAGQSVHKALAMLDCFL; encoded by the coding sequence ATGAGCAAGAGAGGCAGGGATGTGTGGGACATGGAGCTGGGCAGCCTGGACACGGCCCACCTGCTCATGCTCCTCGcgcagcagcaccagcagcaccAGCACCAGCGCGCCGTCGCCGGGGCGGCGCAGGCGATGGGCGGCGGCCGCGTGTTCGAGTGCAAGACGTGCAACCGGCAGTTCCCCACGTTCCAGGCGCTCGGAGGGCACCGCGCCAGCCACAAGCGCCCCAGGCTGCACCATCCGCAGCCGCAGCTCGCTCTCAGCAGCGTCGACGACGACGCGGCGCTCCGCCTCGGCCGCCAGGCGCCGCCGCAGCCGGCCAGGCCGAGGGCGCACGAGTGCCCCGTCTGTGGGCTCGAGTTCGCCGTCGGCCAGGCGCTGGGCGGGCACATGCGCCGGCACCgcgtcgaggccgaggccgccaccAACGCGCCGAGCAGCAAGGCCGCGGCGCCCGAGACGGCGCTGGCGTCGTGCGACGCCGGCGGGATCTGCCTGGACCTGAACCTGACGCCGTCGGAGAACTGCGCCAAGTGCAGGAGCGCGGCGGGGCTCGGCGCCGCTGCCGGGCAGAGCGTACACAAGGCGCTCGCCATGTTAGACTGCTTCCTCTGA
- the LOC119269517 gene encoding ras-related protein RABE1c: MAAPPARARADYDYLIKLLLIGDSGVGKSCLLLRFSDGSFTTSFITTIGIDFKIRTIELDGKRIKLQIWDTAGQERFRTITTAYYRGAMGILLVYDVTDESSFNNIRNWIRNIEQHASDNVNKILIGNKADMDESKRAVSTAKGQALADEYGIQFFETSAKTNLNVEQVFFSIARDIKQRLAETDSKPEDQTIKINKTEGSENPESQKSACCGS, translated from the exons TACGACTACCTCATCAAGCTCCTCCTCATCGGCGACAGCG GTGTTGGCAAGAGTTGCCTCCTCCTACGGTTCTCTGATGGCTCCTTCACTACTAGTTTTATTACTACAATAGG TATTGACTTCAAGATAAGAACAATTGAACTGGATGGCAAGCGCATTAAGTTGCAAATTTGGGATACAGCCGGTCAAGAGCGATTCAGGACTATCACGACAG CATACTACCGGGGAGCCATGGGAATCTTGCTTGTTTATGATGTCACGGATGAGTCATCTTTCAACA ACATACGGAACTGGATACGCAACATTGAGCAACATGCCTCTGAtaatgtgaacaaaattttgatAGGCAACAAGGCTGATATGGATGAGAGTAAAAGG gctgtttctactgcaaagggacaagCACTAGCGGATGAATATGGCATCCAGTTCTTTGAAACT AGTGCCAAGACAAACCTCAATGTTGAGCAAGTTTTCTTTTCCATTGCCCGAGATATTAAGCAGAGGCTTGCTGAGACTGATTCCAAGCCCGAG GACCAGACGATCAAGATTAACAAGACAGAAGGTTCTGAGAATCCAGAATCTCAGAAATCTGCCTGCTGTGGCTCATGA